The Candidatus Edwardsbacteria bacterium region GGCCATATCCGTTGAAACCACCACCGTTAGTGAACAGGAACCGCTGGGATTTATGTACATCGGATTGAATGTAAGGCTAACATGACCTGTTCCCGGTTCAGGACTGACGGCGGCGCTGAGTTTTACCGTTCCGTGGTAGTCATTATGCGAATCAATGGAGACAAATACGCTTTCGGTTCCGCCTGGCATAATGGAAATGGAGTAGGGCGTCATGTGGGGCCTAAAGTCCGGCATATTCTCCCACAGGAAAAGGTCCCCCAGGTCCTCAGCCCCGGCAATGATATCTAGATCACCATCCTGATCAATATCATCTACCTCCAGCGCCCAACCGCGTCCGAAATCGCTTCGAAGCACCATCGGGGCCCAGCTAAAGCTGTCGTTCCGGAATACGAGCAATTCTCCCGGGATCATCCCTACTGCCACAATGTCCAGATCGCCGTCACCGTCAAGATCGCCGCCCCGGACATTAACCGCCACGCCTAATTGGTCCGTGACGATATGTTTGATCCATTGGTTTGTTGCTAGGTCCTGGCAAAGCCAGTATGCTATCTCCTGACATTCGGCACCGGCGGCAATTATATCGTACAGGCTGTCTCCGTCCATCAGCACCGGCACGGCTATCTGGGCGCCAGCAAAATCCGAATTTATTATGTGTTCCTCCCAACTTGCCGGATACCCGCCCAGATTTTCCCACCAGCAGATGGTATTGGCGATCTCGGCCGCGCCGATCACGTCCAGGTCGCCGTCCCGGTCAATGTCCTGAATGGTAACGGTCTTGGTCCCGGCCAAGCTGTCGCATATCGCATGCTCTGTCCAGCCCGGAATTACGGCTCCATCGTTGTAGAACACCGATATCGAGCCAGGATATGAACTGACCCCCACTACGTCTGTATGCCCGTCGGCGTTGATGTCGGCGCACATGGCATCGTGCGCACCGTAGGGATATCCTATCACCCGCTTGGTCCAGCCTGTCGCCGGGTCTCCGCTGTTCTGCCACCAGTCGATCTGGCCCTGATACAACTCAGTGGCGACGATGTCGGGAAATGTGTCATTGTCGATATATGCTACTTCGACCGACATGGCGTCATCAATGTAAGCATCCACAGGAAAACGCTCCCAATGGAGGGGGTCACCGCCATCGTTTCTCCACCAGTAAAGACCCCGTCCCGGGATCTCGGCTCCACCGATTATATCCCCGTCCCCATCGCAATCCAGGTCAAAGACAGTGATACAAGCGATCCCCTTAACTTCAAGGTCAATGGCTTGTCCCACAAATGACAGGCTTTGCGCCCCGGCCATACGCGGCGTTAAAGCCAGGGAGAGCCAGCCCATCACCAAATGGGTTATGATTCTTTTCATGATTTACCTCCCTTATAAGTTTTGTTTTGGTTAAAATAATACCAAGCACAAACGTTTGTTTATGGTTCTGAACAAAAAACATGCCGTTTTTCGGCAAAATCTATGTTTTATATAAATAATATAAATATTTCCGTCCCCTATCCTCTCCTGGATTGGTTCATCAATTTGCGGCTAATAATATCATGTCCTACTTCTTCTTTTTCTGGAGATTCGTCTTGTACTATTGGTTATTTATCCCTATCCGGCGACATGCCCCGCAGAAAGATATCGACAAAAGCAAAATAAATCTCCTTCCGTTTAGCCGGAGATATGCTCTTATTCATCATAGCTTTATTGAGATTGGTCCGTAATGAAAGATAAAAAGAGGAAAGGGTCCACAGGCTGTCCAGTCCTCGGCGCACTTTTCCTTCATCCTGTGCCTGCCTCAGAGCACTTTGCATGTATTTATCCGTACT contains the following coding sequences:
- a CDS encoding T9SS type A sorting domain-containing protein, with translation MKRIITHLVMGWLSLALTPRMAGAQSLSFVGQAIDLEVKGIACITVFDLDCDGDGDIIGGAEIPGRGLYWWRNDGGDPLHWERFPVDAYIDDAMSVEVAYIDNDTFPDIVATELYQGQIDWWQNSGDPATGWTKRVIGYPYGAHDAMCADINADGHTDVVGVSSYPGSISVFYNDGAVIPGWTEHAICDSLAGTKTVTIQDIDRDGDLDVIGAAEIANTICWWENLGGYPASWEEHIINSDFAGAQIAVPVLMDGDSLYDIIAAGAECQEIAYWLCQDLATNQWIKHIVTDQLGVAVNVRGGDLDGDGDLDIVAVGMIPGELLVFRNDSFSWAPMVLRSDFGRGWALEVDDIDQDGDLDIIAGAEDLGDLFLWENMPDFRPHMTPYSISIMPGGTESVFVSIDSHNDYHGTVKLSAAVSPEPGTGHVSLTFNPMYINPSGSCSLTVVVSTDMAPGQYAITVIAADSVDTLKADSTITLEILGSGQAAVIGGDHAMMELVRGIWGTVDSLWDMPPVIGPSYQALVLENGAEPGDTSVIRQFIEGGGRVLLMRKTPFELCGSTNIMPISGWVGASGYGNYSGSGIPIISTYDHPFGVSGIQVNDTLGSAVLGFGRLSGLAAGGVKLAQLGSVASTLAGVYCSSGSGHCLYYTGGAGIGPQSDSLIKSFLINPALGAEGVDAGGAAQYHPSKVEAWPNPHRERTTIRYSVASRGLMELRIYDILGRPVRIVQSGMCEPGAYTLEWDGKNSMGQPLSAGIYFIRLSSRDGNETRKIVKLK